The Anopheles merus strain MAF chromosome 2L, AmerM5.1, whole genome shotgun sequence genome has a segment encoding these proteins:
- the LOC121594725 gene encoding uncharacterized protein LOC121594725, giving the protein MFPKKLKRSGELYKKAAKLEEQFEKKWALQNDPAGPSSQPAAQQSAEDVAMNEPCEGPVASMEEEYLDENNNYDERASDEGSIHNKDTDGEEYLEEEYLEGEFLEAEFLEEDVRTLLKAPVNVSEQITKVPGGDEMWYQGVDCCFQHYFRDVDVLEDVFELNLSVDGIPTYNRSAIQMWPILMQLHNMPNVPVMVVGIFCGTSKPNDVEPFLRPLVEELNRLHDHKMNLNGKKITVSVRVIIADSPARAFIKQVCYYNGVHGCLK; this is encoded by the exons ATGTTCCCGAAAAAGTTAAAGCGAAGTGGAGAGCTTTATAAAAAAGCCGCGAAACTGGAAGAgcagtttgaaaaaaaatgggCATTGCAAAATGATCCTGCCGGACccagcagccagccagcagctCAGCAATCTGCCGAGG ATGTTGCTATGAATGAACCCTGTGAAGGTCCTGTGGCATCAATGGAAGAGGAGTATTTGgacgaaaacaataattatgACGAACGTGCTAGCGATGAAGGATCCATCCACAACAAAGATACTGATGGCGAAGAGTATTTAGAGGAAGAGTATTTGGAGGGAGAGTTTTTGGAGGCAGAGTTTTTAGAGGAG GATGTTCGGACATTGCTGAAAGCTCCGGTGAACGTCAGCGAGCAGATTACTAAGGTTCCAGGTGGAGATGAAATGTGGTACCAAGGCGTTGATTGTTGTTTTCAACATTATTTTCG cGATGTGGACGTACTAGAGGATGTGTTTGAGCTGAATCTTTCAGTGGACGGAATACCAACATATAACCGCAGCGCAATACAGATGTGGCCTATACTAATGCAGTTGCACAATATGCCGAATGTTCCTGTTATGGTGGTTGGAATATTTTGCGGCACTTCTAAACCAAACGATGTTGAGCCTTTCCTGAGACCTTTGGTGGAGGAACTAAATAGGCTACATGATCACAAAATGAACCTAAACGGCAAAAAAATAACTGTTTCGGTTAGAGTCATAATCGCTGACTCGCCTGCACGCGCATTTATTAAAC AAGTTTGCTACTACAACGGAGTACATGGgtgtttaaaatga